In the genome of Lysobacter sp. 5GHs7-4, the window AAGGTTGTAGTTGGTCGCCGAACCGCCGGGCAACGAGGAATGCAGGATGACCGTGCCGTGGCGCTTGGACGATTCGGGATACTGCTCCGGTGTGTAGGCATAGCCCAGATAGCCGCCCGGCGTGCAGGTGTAGATGTTGAGGTTCTTGGCCGGGTTGACCGCCAGCGCGTTCTTCATCGCCATCTCGTTGCTCAGGCAGTTGTTGAACCAGCTGTTGTTCTTGGTGCGCGTGGTGCCGGCCAGGGTGAAGGTGAAACCGCGCCCGGCGTAGGCGGCGTTGAGCACCTGCATCTGCTGCTGGATGCGGCTGTCGGTGACGTTGCCGGTGTTGTCGGTGCGGGTGACCACGTGGAACCAGACCGGCACGTTCTTGGTCACGGCCGTGGGGCTCACGCCGAAGGCGACCATCTCGTTCTGGCGCGCGCGCAACTGCTGCAGACGCTGCTGCACTTCCAGCCGCTTGGCCGGGCTGCTGACCGGCGTGCCGCAGCGCAGGCCCTGGCGCTCGGTGCCGCGCTCGTCGCGAATCGTGATGACCGGTTGCTTGCTGTAACCGTTGGCCGTGGCGACCACGGTCTCGGCGACCGGTTCGTCCTGGGCCGTGGCCTGCTGCCAGACGAACGGCAGGGCCAGCAGCGACAACGCCGCGGCGGTGGCGATTTTTCCGTTCCTACGCATGGTGTCTCCCTCCTATGGATGCGCCGCTACAGCGCGGCGGGGCCAATGTGGAGGATGCGCAAGCCGCACATGACGGCCCGCAGGCGCGGAACCGCCAGGGAATCGCTCAGGGGGTCACAGATTCGGGAACATCAGCTCGGCCAGGCCGTAGCGGCCGGGCGCCTGGCGCACCACCTTGAGCGCGGCTTCCAGCGCGCCGCGGGCGAAGATGTCGCGGTTGGTCGCGCGGTGGATCAGTTCCAAACGCTCGCCGGCGCTGGCGAACTGCACCGTGTGCTCGCCGACGATGTCGCCCGCGCGCAGGCTGGCGTAATGCGGGTCGCGGCCGCTGCCGATCGCCACCGCCTGGCCCAGGTGCAGCGCCGTGCCGGAGGGCGCGTCGAGCTTGCGGGTGTGATGGGCCTCGACGATGTCGCAGTCCCAGGCCGGCAACGCCGCCGCGGCGCGGCGCACCAGTTCGGCCAGCACCGCCACGCCCAGGCTGTAGTTGGCCGCCCAGACCACGGCGATGCGCTGCGAGGCGGCCTCGATGGCGCGGTTCTGCTCCGACGACAGGCCGGTGGTGCCCGAGACCAGGGCGCTGCCGCGCTGCGCGCACAGCGCCAGCACCGGGTCGAAGCCTTCGGGCAGGCTGAAATCGATGGCGACGTCGAACTCGGGCACCCCCGACAGCTCGCTGGCGGCGAACTGCGGCACGCCGTCGACGACGCGCTGCGCCGGCGATTTGCGCGACACCGCGGCCACCACGTTCAGATCGTCGCGTGCGGCGGCCAGGCGCAGCAGCGCCAGCCCCATGCGCCCGGAGGCGCCGTGGATCAGGAGTCGGGGGATCGCGTTCATGCCGGCAGGCTAACGGCTACGGCGCGGGTTCGACAAGCGTTGCGCTGGGCAACGCTGTAACGCGCGGTATTGCCACCGCCTCAACACCGCATTCGGGCGGAAGCCGCAACCGGCTAGAGGCTGCGGTGGCTGGGTCGTCGCGCGGTTCAGCGGAATCCAAATCAAACGGGGTTCCGGCTTTCGCCGGAATGACGGATTTGTAGGCTCCGGGCTCGCGTCATCCTGCCCGACAAAATCGAATGCTCCCCAGCCCGTCATTCCGGCGAAAGCCGGAACCCACAGACCTTAGTAGCCCCGGCCGCCTACTCGCCGTGATACTCGCGCAAGCTCTGCACCAGCGAGCGTCCATCCGGGCCGACCAAATCGCTTGCACGCCAGCAGCGCGCTTCGCCGCTGAAGCGCAGGCGCGCTTCCTGCAGGGGCGCGGGCGCGCCGTCGTCCAGCACGAAGCGGTAGCGCAGGCGCACCGTGGACACGCCCTCGCCCTCCGCCTCAACTTGGAACTGCGGATCGCGCGCCTCGCCGTCCTGCGCATCCAGCCAGGGATCGGCGCCGATCGCGCACACGCCCTGCTCGCTGCACGTCCGTTCGCGCAGCAGCAGCGCCAGCAAGGGCGGCGCGAAGTTGTCGCGCAGAACTGCGGGCGGATCGTTCCAGAACGTGTAGTGACGTTCGAACCAGGCGTGCGCGGCCTGCAGCGGCGTCGCGCCCAGGCAGGCCGCGGATGCCGGCAATGTCGACGCGCACAGCAACGTGGCGAGCGCGGACCGGATAGCGAGGCGGCTAACGACCGATTTCATGCATTCGTACTCCTCAGCGCACCGGCAACAACGCATCCGGCGTCTGCCCGCGCTGGCGCATGCGCTCGCGCTCGGCCTCGCGCGACAGCGGCGGCCAGACTTGGCCGCGCGCGATCAGGCGGTCGCGGATCGCATGCATCTTGCGCTGCGCGGGCGAGCCCTCGCTTTGCCGGCCGATCTGGAACTGCAGCTGGCCGGCGAAGGACACGCCGTTGATATTGACGACCTGCGGATCGGCGCCGCGATCCAGCAAAAAATCCACGGTATCCAGGCGCATCGACATCAGCGCCTTCATCAGCGCGGTATTGCCCAACGTGTCGTGGCGGTCGATGGCCGCGCCTCGCTCCAGCATCAGGCGCACGGCTTCCAGGCTCGGCGCCTCGACCGCATCGAACAACAGCGGCGTGCCGCCTTCGGCGGCGTCGGGGTCCAGCCCGGCCAGCAACAGGGCGTCGATGTAGCGCGGACTTTTGGCGCGCATCGCCACGCCGGCCACGCTGCCCAGGCCCTCGACTTCCTGCAACGGATCCGCGCCGGCTTCGACCAGCGCGCCGAGGATGCGCAAGCCGTCGGCCTTTTCGCCGAAGGCGTGCTGCAAGGCGAAGAACAGCAGGGTCATGTCCTGCGCGCCGGGCCGATTGAGCGCGTCCGCGCCCATCGTCGCGGCCAGGCGGCGCACGTCCTCGACGCGGCCGCGCGCGATCGCCTGCGCCAGCACCAACTGCTCGCCGGCGAAGACGCGTTCGGCCGCGGGCACGCGCGCGAACGCGGCGTTGACGCCCAGCAACGAGGCGCACAGGGCCAGCAGGCGTAACAGTCGGCGCATGCGTGCGGTTCCAGCGGCCCGGGGCAGCCGCGCGTGGTCATTCATACCATCGCCAGGCCTGCAGCAAGGCGTCGGCGGCCGCGCGGCCGTCGCCCAGGAACTCCGCCAGCGCGTCGCGCACGCTGGCGCGCGCCTGCGGGCGCAACGCGCAGTCCTCGTCCAAAGCCTGCTCGCCCAGCGAGGCGTAGGCCTGCGCGACCGTCGCCAGCGCGCCGAAGGCGGTGGCCAGGTCGTCGGCGATCGGCCGCGGATCCCAGGCGCCGCCGGCCAGGTCGAACAGAACCCGGCCACTGTCCAGCTCGTAGATGAAGGGATGGCTGCCCTCCATCGCCACCACCAGCCATGCGTCCTTCCAGCCCGGCAGGCGCTCGCCGCTGAGGCCATGCCAGCGGTAGCCGGCCTGGCGCGACCATAGATGTCGCAGCGGAGGGATCGACACCGGATTGCCGCCGCACGGCAGGTCCAGGCCGACCGGACCGACCGTGAGGTGATGCACGCCGCCCCAGGGCCCGACTTCGTTATAGAAATCCTGCAGGGCCTGCGGCAGCGGGAATTCGCCCTGCCAGTCCGAAGCCGGTTGCGCGCGCAGTTCGCCCCAGGGCGCCAGCAAGGAGCGGATCGAAGCGTAGCTGCGGCTCATGCGTCGGCGATCTCGGCCACGCTCCAGCCTTGCGCGGCGGCATAGCGCCGCAGCGTCTGCATCCATTCGGCGGCCGCCGCCGCGCCGGACAGTTCCACATGCAGGCGCGACTGCGGCAGTTCCGGATCCCAGTCGCTGCCGCGCACCCGGCAGCGCACGCCGTCGCGGCCGCCCTCCCAATAGAAGTCGTAGGACTGGTTGGGCCCGTGCCGCTCCTGGAAACGGTAGCGGGCGACGCCCAGCGCGGCGTAAATGCGGCTGGCGCCGGACTGCAGGCTGCAGGCGTGGCGGCCCAGGGCGAAGCTCAGTTCGGGCATCGGCGGAGGTACGGTGCGGGTGACCGCCGCATCATCGCGCAAACCGTAGCTGGGGTGACGAGGCGGTTCGCTGGCGCTCTCCGCTTCCTACCTGGCGGGTTTGGCCGAATGCAGGCGTAAAAAAAACAGGGGCCGACCGGCCCCTGTTTCGTTGCTTCGTAGCGCAGGCCCCTCAGGACGTCATGCGGTCCCAGAAGCCCTTGACCCCATCGAGGAACGTCGAGGAACGCGGCGAGTGCTTGCGCGCGCCCTCGCCGACGAAGGTGGCTTCGAACTTCTCCAGCAGTTCGCGCTGCTCGACCGTCAGATTGACCGGCGTTTCCACCACCACCCGACAGTAGAGATCGCCGGGCTTGCGGCTGCGCACCGACTTCACGCCCTTGTCGCGCAGGCGGAACAGCTTGCCGCTCTGGGTTTCGAACGGGATGCGCAGCTCGACTTCGCCG includes:
- the dapB gene encoding 4-hydroxy-tetrahydrodipicolinate reductase, giving the protein MNAIPRLLIHGASGRMGLALLRLAAARDDLNVVAAVSRKSPAQRVVDGVPQFAASELSGVPEFDVAIDFSLPEGFDPVLALCAQRGSALVSGTTGLSSEQNRAIEAASQRIAVVWAANYSLGVAVLAELVRRAAAALPAWDCDIVEAHHTRKLDAPSGTALHLGQAVAIGSGRDPHYASLRAGDIVGEHTVQFASAGERLELIHRATNRDIFARGALEAALKVVRQAPGRYGLAELMFPNL
- a CDS encoding ankyrin repeat domain-containing protein, which gives rise to MRRLLRLLALCASLLGVNAAFARVPAAERVFAGEQLVLAQAIARGRVEDVRRLAATMGADALNRPGAQDMTLLFFALQHAFGEKADGLRILGALVEAGADPLQEVEGLGSVAGVAMRAKSPRYIDALLLAGLDPDAAEGGTPLLFDAVEAPSLEAVRLMLERGAAIDRHDTLGNTALMKALMSMRLDTVDFLLDRGADPQVVNINGVSFAGQLQFQIGRQSEGSPAQRKMHAIRDRLIARGQVWPPLSREAERERMRQRGQTPDALLPVR
- a CDS encoding zinc metalloprotease — encoded protein: MRRNGKIATAAALSLLALPFVWQQATAQDEPVAETVVATANGYSKQPVITIRDERGTERQGLRCGTPVSSPAKRLEVQQRLQQLRARQNEMVAFGVSPTAVTKNVPVWFHVVTRTDNTGNVTDSRIQQQMQVLNAAYAGRGFTFTLAGTTRTKNNSWFNNCLSNEMAMKNALAVNPAKNLNIYTCTPGGYLGYAYTPEQYPESSKRHGTVILHSSLPGGSATNYNLGDTVTHEVGHHLGLEHTFEGGCSAPGDYVADTPPQASPTSGCPVGRDSCPGGGLDPIRNFMDYSYDSCMNTFSTDQSIRMQDLVATYKPSLGS